A single region of the Nocardioides aurantiacus genome encodes:
- a CDS encoding MerR family transcriptional regulator has product MHIGEVAARTELSLRSLRHWDDVGLLRPSGRTDGGFRLYTEADVEKILVIRRMKPLGFTLDQMAVAMRDLEALRDDPTDTAARERLGAVLEDAAARREKLVLQLGMAEEFLDVLGRELA; this is encoded by the coding sequence ATGCACATCGGCGAGGTGGCCGCACGCACCGAGCTGTCCCTGCGCAGCCTGCGGCACTGGGACGACGTCGGCCTGCTGCGGCCGTCCGGGCGCACCGACGGCGGCTTCCGGCTCTACACCGAGGCGGACGTCGAGAAGATCCTGGTGATCCGCCGGATGAAGCCGCTCGGCTTCACCCTCGACCAGATGGCCGTCGCCATGCGCGACCTCGAGGCCCTCCGCGACGACCCCACGGACACCGCCGCGCGCGAGCGGCTCGGTGCCGTCCTGGAGGACGCCGCCGCCCGCCGCGAGAAGCTCGTCCTCCAGCTCGGCATGGCCGAGGAGTTCCTCGACGTCCTCGGCCGCGAGCTCGCCTGA
- a CDS encoding GTPase, with protein sequence MSGVVEGARRLLRRGDRLEERVAGLQEAAEASRGRVDDAVVDRADAVVRRAGTRLRLAGGHTVVALAGATGSGKSSTYNALVGLDIAATGVRRPTTSHAASCTWGEDPATELLDWLEVPPRHRVVRDSLLDDEVREDHAALEGLVLLDLPDHDSTEVAHHLEVERLIAMTDLMVFVLDPQKYADAALHQRFLAPLATHRDVMLVVLNHVDRVPAERRDAVMGDVRRLLALDGLEGVPVLATSARTGEGVDELRSEIATRVRDKAASRARLAGDVTDAAQGLAAATGGADPRELREKDRRGLHDALADAAGVPVVVDAVARATTVRGRQATGWPVTAWLSRFRPDPLRRLHLDRRTSGKDLVVAARSSLPGPGQVQHARVESAVRGLSDRVAEGLSPDWSRAVRRASTSRFDELDDRLDRVASTTDLGMDGLPAWTRGVRLLQWVLLVAAVVGALWLGALAFLAYLQLADLAAPDYQGLPVPTLLLLGGVVLGLGLALLSRLLIRLTARSRARRAEKRLRVGVVEVADDLVVGPLQAELAAHRRAVEGLRTARR encoded by the coding sequence GTGAGCGGGGTGGTCGAGGGCGCCCGTCGCCTGCTGCGACGCGGCGACCGGCTGGAGGAACGCGTCGCCGGCCTGCAGGAGGCCGCCGAGGCCTCCCGCGGCCGGGTCGACGACGCCGTGGTCGACCGGGCCGACGCCGTCGTGCGCCGCGCCGGCACGCGGCTGCGGCTGGCCGGGGGACACACCGTGGTGGCGCTGGCCGGCGCGACGGGGTCGGGCAAGTCCTCGACGTACAACGCGCTGGTGGGGCTCGACATCGCCGCCACCGGCGTACGCCGCCCGACGACGTCGCACGCCGCCTCCTGCACCTGGGGCGAGGACCCCGCCACCGAGCTGCTCGACTGGCTCGAGGTGCCGCCGCGCCACCGGGTGGTGCGCGACTCGCTGCTCGACGACGAGGTGCGCGAGGACCACGCCGCCCTCGAGGGCCTGGTGCTGCTCGACCTGCCCGACCACGACTCCACCGAGGTCGCCCACCACCTCGAGGTGGAGCGGCTGATCGCGATGACCGACCTCATGGTCTTCGTGCTCGACCCCCAGAAGTACGCCGACGCGGCGCTCCACCAGCGCTTCCTGGCGCCGCTGGCGACCCACCGCGACGTGATGCTGGTCGTGCTCAACCACGTCGACCGGGTCCCGGCCGAGCGCCGCGACGCGGTGATGGGAGACGTACGCCGCCTCCTCGCCCTCGACGGCCTCGAGGGCGTGCCCGTGCTGGCCACCTCGGCCCGCACCGGCGAGGGCGTCGACGAGCTCCGCTCGGAGATCGCCACCCGGGTCCGCGACAAGGCGGCCTCCCGCGCCCGGCTCGCCGGCGACGTCACTGACGCCGCCCAGGGGCTGGCCGCCGCCACCGGGGGCGCCGACCCGCGCGAGCTGCGCGAGAAGGACCGCCGCGGCCTGCACGACGCGCTGGCCGACGCCGCCGGTGTGCCCGTCGTCGTCGACGCGGTGGCGCGCGCCACCACCGTCCGGGGCCGTCAGGCCACGGGGTGGCCGGTGACGGCCTGGCTCTCGCGCTTCCGGCCCGACCCGCTGCGACGGCTGCACCTCGATCGCCGCACGAGCGGCAAGGACCTCGTGGTCGCCGCCCGCTCGTCGCTGCCCGGCCCCGGGCAGGTGCAGCACGCCCGGGTCGAGTCCGCGGTGCGCGGCCTCAGCGACCGGGTGGCCGAGGGCCTGTCCCCGGACTGGTCGCGTGCCGTACGACGCGCCTCGACCTCGCGGTTCGACGAGCTCGACGACCGGCTCGACCGGGTCGCGAGCACCACCGACCTCGGCATGGACGGGCTGCCGGCGTGGACCCGCGGCGTACGCCTGCTGCAGTGGGTGCTGCTGGTGGCCGCGGTGGTCGGCGCGCTCTGGCTGGGGGCGCTGGCGTTCCTGGCCTACCTCCAGCTGGCCGACCTGGCGGCGCCCGACTACCAGGGGCTCCCGGTGCCGACGCTGCTGCTCCTCGGCGGGGTGGTGCTGGGGCTCGGCCTGGCGCTGCTGTCGCGGCTGCTGATCCGCCTCACGGCCCGCTCCCGGGCCCGCCGGGCCGAGAAGCGGCTGCGCGTGGGCGTGGTGGAGGTGGCCGACGACCTCGTCGTGGGCCCGCTGCAGGCGGAGCTGGCCGCGCACCGGCGCGCGGTCGAGGGTCTGCGCACCGCGCGTCGCTAG
- a CDS encoding PrsW family intramembrane metalloprotease yields MQRRRSSAAFTVVVSVVMLVGALVMGLVLFLSGTPGALAVGLVLAALPVAPLVGVYMWLDRYEPEPRSLLVLALGWGAFVATSVALVLQLADSAVLGTGEGWSSAVVAPVTEEATKGLFILLLLFFRRHELDGVLDGLVYAGMVGIGFAFTENILYLTSAYAGEDGVPGGFSGAVGLFVVRGIFSPFAHPFFTSFIGIGVGLAVTSRSWAVRVLAPLGGYVLAVLAHGAWNGSLVIDDGANAFTTYLFLMVPAFLLLSGFAVWSRQRERRVLTRALDDCARRGFLDPAEVPWLARISARRFARRYAERAGGQQGRRVMVAYQGEAVELGFLHHRYLRGVAPSDFAVRGQSHVEAMRVLRPGLLWPQPSRDTPGHMPVVHQQQSPQSAQAQDRGPW; encoded by the coding sequence ATGCAACGACGCCGCAGCTCCGCCGCGTTCACCGTCGTCGTCTCGGTCGTGATGCTGGTCGGGGCGCTGGTGATGGGCCTGGTGCTCTTCCTCAGCGGCACCCCCGGGGCGCTGGCGGTCGGCCTGGTGCTGGCAGCGCTGCCCGTGGCCCCCCTGGTCGGCGTCTACATGTGGCTCGACCGCTACGAGCCCGAGCCGCGCTCGCTGCTGGTGCTGGCGCTGGGCTGGGGAGCGTTCGTCGCGACCTCGGTGGCGCTGGTGCTGCAGCTCGCCGACAGCGCTGTGCTCGGCACCGGCGAGGGCTGGTCCTCGGCCGTGGTCGCCCCGGTCACCGAGGAGGCGACCAAGGGCCTGTTCATCCTGCTGCTGCTCTTCTTCCGGCGTCACGAGCTCGACGGCGTCCTCGACGGCCTGGTGTACGCCGGCATGGTCGGCATCGGCTTCGCCTTCACCGAGAACATCCTCTACCTGACCTCGGCGTACGCCGGTGAGGACGGGGTGCCGGGCGGCTTCTCCGGCGCGGTCGGCCTGTTCGTCGTACGAGGGATCTTCAGCCCGTTCGCCCACCCCTTCTTCACCTCCTTCATCGGCATCGGTGTCGGCCTCGCGGTCACCAGCCGCAGCTGGGCGGTCCGCGTGCTCGCCCCGCTGGGCGGCTACGTGCTCGCGGTGCTGGCCCACGGGGCCTGGAACGGCTCCCTGGTGATCGACGACGGCGCCAACGCGTTCACGACCTACCTCTTCCTCATGGTGCCGGCCTTCCTGCTGCTCAGCGGGTTCGCGGTCTGGTCGCGCCAGCGCGAGCGCCGGGTGCTGACCCGCGCCCTGGACGACTGCGCGCGCCGCGGCTTCCTCGACCCCGCCGAGGTGCCGTGGCTGGCGCGCATCTCCGCGCGCCGCTTCGCCCGGAGGTACGCCGAGCGCGCCGGCGGGCAGCAGGGCCGGCGGGTGATGGTCGCCTACCAGGGCGAGGCCGTGGAGCTGGGCTTCCTGCACCACCGCTACCTGCGCGGCGTCGCGCCGTCGGACTTCGCCGTGCGCGGCCAGTCCCACGTCGAGGCGATGCGCGTCCTGCGGCCCGGCCTGCTCTGGCCGCAGCCCTCCCGGGACACGCCCGGCCACATGCCCGTGGTGCACCAGCAGCAGTCCCCGCAGTCCGCGCAGGCGCAGGATCGAGGTCCCTGGTGA
- a CDS encoding aminopeptidase P family protein: MSENQSEQHVESHDPPVPDAYAAFMRTGWADRERVLTPHPVVPWAAARRERLAEQFSGERLVVPAGGFKVRANDTDYRFRAETAHTHLSGNQTSDAVLVVESGESVLYARPRSSRETDEFFRDRQYGELWAGSRPSLRELSDSLGVETRHVDELPDRLTGAAKTRVLRGVDARVDGLVAADEGRDQELARVLSELRLVKDAWELDELQAACDITTLGFEDAVREWDRALEFGERWIEGTFFRRARAMGNDLGYDSIVGGGSHATTLHWIENTGQLTPGTLVLLDMGAEATSLHTADVTRTLPVDGRFTPLQRDLYTLVLQAQQAGFEAVRPGNAFRAPHEAAMRVLAHGLADLDLLPVSPEEALAPDSRVYARWTLHGTSHMLGMDVHDCAATDPSTYPGGPLEEGMVLTVEPGLYFQEDDLLVPAELRGIGIRIEDDLVVTSDGCRNLSEALPREPDAVEEWMGRLRG, from the coding sequence GTGAGCGAGAACCAGAGCGAGCAGCACGTCGAGAGCCACGACCCGCCCGTCCCGGACGCCTACGCCGCGTTCATGCGCACCGGCTGGGCCGACCGCGAGCGGGTCCTCACGCCCCACCCGGTGGTGCCCTGGGCGGCGGCCCGACGGGAGCGGCTGGCCGAGCAGTTCTCCGGCGAGCGCCTCGTGGTGCCGGCCGGCGGCTTCAAGGTCCGGGCCAATGACACCGACTACCGCTTCCGTGCCGAGACCGCGCACACCCACCTGAGCGGCAACCAGACCTCCGACGCGGTGCTGGTCGTGGAGTCCGGCGAGAGCGTGCTCTACGCCCGGCCGCGCAGCTCGCGCGAGACCGACGAGTTCTTCCGCGACCGGCAGTACGGCGAGCTGTGGGCCGGCAGCCGCCCCTCCCTGCGCGAGCTCTCGGACTCCCTGGGCGTCGAGACCCGCCACGTCGACGAGCTCCCCGACCGGCTCACCGGCGCCGCCAAGACGCGCGTGCTCCGCGGTGTCGACGCCCGCGTCGACGGGCTCGTGGCCGCCGACGAGGGCCGTGACCAGGAGCTGGCCCGGGTGCTCTCGGAGCTGCGGCTGGTCAAGGACGCCTGGGAGCTCGACGAGCTGCAGGCCGCCTGCGACATCACCACGCTCGGGTTCGAGGACGCGGTGCGCGAGTGGGACCGGGCGCTGGAGTTCGGCGAGCGCTGGATCGAGGGCACCTTCTTCCGTCGCGCCCGCGCGATGGGCAACGACCTCGGCTACGACTCGATCGTGGGCGGTGGCTCCCACGCCACGACGCTGCACTGGATCGAGAACACCGGCCAGCTGACCCCCGGCACGCTCGTACTGCTCGACATGGGCGCCGAGGCGACCTCGCTGCACACCGCCGACGTCACCCGCACCCTCCCGGTCGACGGGCGCTTCACCCCGCTGCAGCGCGACCTCTACACGCTGGTGCTGCAGGCGCAGCAGGCCGGCTTCGAGGCGGTGCGGCCGGGCAACGCGTTCCGGGCGCCGCACGAGGCGGCGATGCGGGTGCTGGCCCACGGCCTGGCCGACCTCGACCTGCTGCCGGTCAGCCCGGAGGAGGCGCTCGCCCCCGACAGCCGCGTCTACGCCCGGTGGACGCTGCACGGCACCAGCCACATGCTCGGGATGGACGTCCACGACTGCGCGGCGACCGACCCCTCGACGTACCCCGGGGGGCCGCTGGAGGAGGGCATGGTGCTCACCGTCGAGCCGGGGCTCTACTTCCAGGAGGACGACCTGCTGGTGCCTGCGGAGCTGCGCGGCATCGGCATCCGCATCGAGGACGACCTGGTCGTGACGTCCGACGGGTGCCGCAACCTCTCCGAGGCCCTGCCGCGCGAGCCCGACGCCGTCGAGGAGTGGATGGGCCGCCTGCGCGGCTGA
- a CDS encoding adenosine deaminase codes for MPQDLPTGRLDAFVAGLPKAELHVHHVGSASPRIVAELAQRHPGVVPADPDALAEFFRFRDFAHFIELYLAVVDLVRTPEDVRLLTYEVARELATGQQVRYAELTCTPHTSVLAGVPIEAYTEAIEDARVAAERDFGLVLRWIYDIPGELGVPGADATLGYLLQHAPDALVALGLGGPEIGVPRPQFQPHFDAARAAGFHAIPHAGETTGPETVWDALRLLGAERVGHGTSAAQDPALLAHLAEQGIPLEVCPSSNVATKAVASLAEHPLPAFVEAGVRVTINSDDPSMFGTSLNREYGIAADLLHLDEAGVADLARTAVEVSFAPDDVRRRVLAEIDDHLAAGDGS; via the coding sequence ATGCCCCAGGACCTCCCCACCGGTCGGCTCGACGCCTTCGTCGCCGGCCTGCCCAAGGCCGAGCTGCACGTGCACCACGTCGGGTCGGCGTCACCGCGGATCGTCGCCGAGCTGGCGCAGCGCCACCCCGGCGTCGTGCCCGCCGACCCCGACGCGCTGGCCGAGTTCTTCCGGTTCCGCGACTTCGCCCACTTCATCGAGCTCTACCTCGCCGTCGTCGACCTCGTCAGGACGCCCGAGGACGTCCGGCTGCTGACCTACGAGGTGGCCCGCGAGCTGGCCACCGGCCAGCAGGTCCGGTACGCCGAGCTCACCTGCACGCCCCACACCTCGGTGCTCGCCGGGGTGCCGATCGAGGCCTACACCGAGGCGATCGAGGACGCGCGCGTCGCGGCCGAGCGGGACTTCGGGCTGGTGCTGCGCTGGATCTACGACATCCCCGGCGAGCTGGGCGTCCCCGGCGCGGACGCCACGCTCGGCTACCTGCTCCAGCACGCGCCCGACGCGCTGGTCGCGCTCGGGCTCGGCGGCCCGGAGATCGGCGTACCCCGGCCGCAGTTCCAGCCGCACTTCGACGCCGCCCGGGCCGCCGGGTTCCACGCCATCCCGCACGCGGGGGAGACGACCGGACCGGAGACGGTGTGGGACGCACTGCGCCTGCTGGGGGCGGAGCGGGTCGGGCACGGCACCTCCGCCGCACAGGACCCGGCGCTGCTCGCGCACCTCGCCGAGCAGGGCATCCCGCTCGAGGTCTGCCCCTCCTCCAACGTCGCGACCAAGGCGGTCGCGTCGCTGGCCGAGCACCCGCTGCCGGCCTTCGTCGAGGCCGGGGTGCGGGTGACGATCAACAGCGACGACCCGTCGATGTTCGGCACCTCCCTCAACCGGGAGTACGGCATCGCCGCCGACCTGCTCCACCTCGACGAGGCGGGCGTCGCCGACCTCGCCCGGACGGCGGTGGAGGTCTCGTTCGCGCCGGACGACGTACGCCGTCGGGTGCTCGCCGAGATCGACGACCACCTGGCCGCCGGCGACGGGTCCTAG
- a CDS encoding serine/threonine-protein kinase, which produces MQPELIGGRYRVEDVIGRGGMGTVWSARDETLHRVVAVKQVGRLPGESVTDSARALREARSSAGLNHPHVVTVFDVVEEAGHLWLVMELVPGRSLSQIIKQDGPLEPAAVADLGAQVADGLAALHAEGTVHRDVKPGNVLVRHDGVAKISDFGIARTAGDATLTHAGSMTGTPTYFSPSLARGGSPAPEDDVWALGATLYAAVEGRPPYEQQPNPIAVLHEIVSSPPAPPTRAGVLTQALEGMLDRDPGSRWSMDEAAHVLRRVADQHRGDATLHQTREQTRAAAAAAPRPTPQPSRQRAEEEPRRTAPVVIAATPPSGPRRGDDRSRHRAWPLVLAALLVVGLVAGAWLVARQLGEGDAGAGAAEPTASPSQEQSGGSRTASPSQGPTASPSESPSASAPAGEVAAKEQTVRDYYAAAPGGTDEAWAMLGPSLQAQGRASYDRFWRGIESVDVQQVGATEGSDDVRVRLVYTRADGSTSTENKVEGLVEDGEGGWLIDTDRAG; this is translated from the coding sequence ATGCAGCCCGAGCTGATCGGCGGCCGCTACCGCGTCGAGGACGTGATCGGCCGCGGGGGCATGGGCACCGTGTGGTCCGCCCGTGACGAGACGCTCCACCGCGTCGTCGCCGTCAAGCAGGTGGGTCGGCTGCCCGGTGAGTCCGTGACCGACTCCGCCCGCGCGCTGCGCGAGGCGCGGTCCTCGGCCGGTCTCAACCACCCGCACGTCGTGACCGTCTTCGACGTCGTCGAGGAGGCCGGCCACCTGTGGCTGGTGATGGAGCTGGTCCCCGGCCGGTCGCTGTCGCAGATCATCAAGCAGGACGGGCCGCTCGAGCCCGCCGCGGTGGCCGACCTCGGGGCGCAGGTCGCCGACGGGCTGGCGGCCCTGCATGCGGAGGGCACGGTCCACCGCGACGTCAAGCCCGGCAACGTGCTGGTGCGCCACGACGGCGTCGCCAAGATCAGCGACTTCGGCATCGCCCGGACCGCCGGTGACGCCACGCTCACCCACGCCGGGAGCATGACCGGCACCCCGACGTACTTCTCCCCGTCGCTCGCCCGCGGCGGCTCCCCGGCGCCCGAGGACGACGTCTGGGCGCTCGGTGCGACGCTGTACGCCGCCGTCGAGGGCCGACCGCCCTACGAGCAGCAGCCGAACCCGATCGCCGTGCTGCACGAGATCGTCTCGAGCCCGCCCGCCCCGCCGACCCGCGCCGGCGTGCTGACCCAGGCGCTGGAGGGGATGCTGGACCGCGACCCCGGGTCGCGCTGGTCGATGGACGAGGCCGCCCACGTGCTGCGCCGCGTCGCCGACCAGCACCGCGGCGACGCCACGCTGCACCAGACCCGCGAGCAGACCCGTGCGGCCGCGGCGGCGGCCCCCCGTCCGACCCCGCAGCCGTCCCGCCAGCGCGCCGAGGAGGAGCCGCGGCGTACGGCACCGGTCGTGATCGCGGCGACGCCGCCGTCAGGTCCCCGCCGCGGCGACGACCGCTCGCGGCACCGGGCCTGGCCGCTCGTCCTGGCCGCCCTGCTCGTGGTCGGTCTCGTCGCCGGGGCCTGGCTCGTGGCCCGGCAGCTCGGCGAGGGCGACGCCGGTGCGGGTGCGGCCGAGCCGACCGCCTCACCGTCGCAGGAGCAGTCCGGGGGGAGCCGGACCGCCTCTCCGAGCCAGGGCCCGACCGCCAGCCCGAGCGAGAGCCCCAGCGCGTCGGCCCCGGCCGGCGAGGTCGCGGCCAAGGAGCAGACCGTCCGCGACTACTACGCCGCCGCCCCGGGAGGCACGGACGAGGCCTGGGCGATGCTGGGTCCGAGCCTGCAGGCGCAGGGGCGTGCTTCCTACGACCGGTTCTGGCGCGGCATCGAGTCGGTCGACGTGCAGCAGGTCGGCGCCACCGAGGGCAGCGACGACGTCCGGGTGCGGCTCGTCTACACCCGCGCCGACGGCAGCACCTCGACCGAGAACAAGGTCGAGGGCCTGGTCGAGGACGGCGAGGGCGGCTGGCTGATCGACACCGACCGCGCCGGCTGA
- a CDS encoding dynamin family protein, producing MSDATTMLEVLDRLRTVLSQVRLPLEVTGVAAQRTRSRELAEQLEDYVLPRLRQIDAPLLAVVGGSTGAGKSTLVNSLVGQVISEPGVLRPTTRSPVLVHHPDDAGWFDRQRVLPELERTARATDDPGALRLVAAASVPQGLALLDAPDIDSVEERNRTLATQLLGAADLWLFVTSAARYADQVPWDFLRTAAERSAAVAIVLDRTPPEAVVEVSHDLARMLSSRGLRDSPLFTVEEAPLDGSGLLPGSAGVEEIRGWLAELGADAEARSQVVRQTLDGAIRTVAKDSFAVAQACEAQSAARASLMTDVDAAYDHAVREVDEATADGTLLRGEVLARWQDFVGTGEMMRALESRISWLRDRVTNVLRGKPQQAERVTVALETGLQSLLLEHAEAAAERADAAWRGSPAGRQVLEAGGRDLSRASRECRDRSERLVRDWQQGVLELVRSEGAEKRSTARFLAFGVNGLTVALMVVVFASTGGLLGAEVGIAGGSAVVGQKLLEAVFGDQAVRRLAEAARADLERRVRELMDHERARFVELVEGLDTGEDAAVELRALARRVDDLRFAERGGEAS from the coding sequence GTGAGCGACGCGACGACGATGCTCGAGGTGCTCGACCGGCTCCGCACGGTGCTGTCGCAGGTGCGGCTGCCGTTGGAGGTCACCGGTGTCGCGGCCCAGCGCACCCGCAGCCGCGAGCTGGCCGAGCAGCTCGAGGACTACGTGCTGCCCCGGCTGCGTCAGATCGATGCCCCGCTGCTCGCGGTGGTCGGCGGCTCGACCGGCGCCGGCAAGTCGACGCTGGTCAACTCGCTCGTCGGCCAGGTGATCAGCGAGCCGGGCGTGCTGCGCCCGACCACCCGCAGCCCGGTGCTGGTGCACCACCCCGACGACGCCGGCTGGTTCGACCGCCAGCGCGTGCTGCCCGAGCTCGAGCGCACCGCCCGCGCCACCGACGACCCCGGCGCGCTCCGGCTCGTCGCCGCCGCCAGCGTCCCCCAGGGGCTGGCCCTGCTCGACGCGCCCGACATCGACTCGGTCGAGGAGCGCAACCGCACGCTGGCCACGCAGCTGCTCGGCGCGGCCGACCTGTGGCTGTTCGTGACGTCGGCGGCGCGGTACGCCGACCAGGTGCCGTGGGACTTCCTGCGCACCGCGGCCGAGCGCAGCGCGGCCGTGGCCATCGTGCTCGACCGGACGCCGCCCGAGGCCGTGGTGGAGGTCTCCCACGACCTCGCCCGGATGCTGAGCTCGCGCGGCCTGCGCGACTCCCCGCTCTTCACCGTCGAGGAGGCGCCGCTGGACGGCTCCGGGCTGCTGCCGGGATCGGCCGGGGTCGAGGAGATCCGTGGCTGGCTGGCCGAGCTCGGCGCGGACGCCGAGGCGCGCAGCCAGGTCGTCCGGCAGACCCTCGACGGCGCGATCCGCACCGTGGCCAAGGACAGCTTCGCCGTCGCCCAGGCGTGCGAGGCGCAGTCGGCGGCGCGGGCCTCGTTGATGACCGACGTCGACGCGGCGTACGACCACGCGGTGCGGGAGGTCGACGAGGCCACGGCCGACGGCACCCTGCTCCGGGGCGAGGTGCTCGCGCGCTGGCAGGACTTCGTCGGCACCGGCGAGATGATGCGGGCGCTGGAGTCGCGGATCAGCTGGCTGCGCGACCGCGTCACCAACGTGCTGCGGGGCAAGCCGCAGCAGGCCGAGCGGGTCACCGTCGCGCTCGAGACCGGGCTGCAGTCGCTGCTCCTCGAGCACGCCGAGGCCGCCGCCGAGCGCGCCGACGCGGCCTGGCGGGGGAGCCCGGCCGGGCGCCAGGTGCTCGAGGCGGGCGGGCGCGACCTCTCGCGGGCCTCGCGGGAGTGCCGCGACCGCAGCGAGCGGCTGGTGCGCGACTGGCAGCAGGGCGTGCTGGAGCTGGTGCGCAGCGAGGGCGCCGAGAAGCGCAGCACCGCGCGCTTCCTCGCCTTCGGCGTCAACGGCCTGACGGTCGCGCTCATGGTCGTCGTCTTCGCCTCCACCGGTGGCCTGCTCGGAGCCGAGGTCGGCATCGCCGGCGGCTCGGCGGTGGTGGGCCAGAAGCTGCTGGAGGCGGTGTTCGGCGACCAGGCGGTGCGACGTCTCGCCGAGGCAGCCCGGGCCGACCTCGAGCGCCGGGTGCGCGAGCTGATGGACCACGAGCGGGCCCGCTTCGTCGAGCTCGTCGAGGGTCTCGACACCGGGGAGGACGCCGCCGTGGAGCTGCGGGCGCTCGCCCGTCGCGTCGACGACCTCCGCTTCGCCGAGCGTGGGGGGGAGGCCTCGTGA
- a CDS encoding SulP family inorganic anion transporter, whose protein sequence is MSTPAPALHQAPDDTPTVRAALRSPRLLRTEVLAGLVVALALIPEAISFSIIAGVDPRIGLFASFTMAVSISFLGGRPAMISAATGAVALVIAPVMREYGYDYLIATVLLGGVIQVVLGLAGVARLMRFVPRSVMVGFVNALAILIFLAQVPYMVDVPWLVYPMIAVGIAVMVGLPRVTQIVPAPLVAIVALTAFTVLASLTVPDVGDEGELPDSLPALFFPDVPLSWATLQVIAPYALAMALVGLLESLLTAKLVDDVTDTHSEKTREAWGQGASNVITGFFGGMGGCAMIGQTLINVKASGARTRISTFLAGVFLLILVVGFGDVVAIIPMAALVAVMIMVSVGTFDWHSIQPATLRRMPKSETTVMLATVVVTVTTHNLAIGVVVGVLVAMTLFARRVAHLTETHREVVESADGTTTAVYTVTGELFFASSNDLYTQFEYAADPDRVVIDLSGAHVWDASTVASLDAITTKYARKHKHVEIVGLDGASAERHGRLTGRLPSH, encoded by the coding sequence GTGAGCACGCCCGCCCCCGCCCTGCACCAAGCCCCCGACGACACCCCGACCGTCCGCGCCGCCCTGCGCTCGCCCCGGTTGCTGCGCACCGAGGTGCTGGCCGGCCTGGTCGTGGCCCTGGCGCTGATCCCCGAGGCGATCTCGTTCTCGATCATCGCCGGCGTCGACCCCCGCATCGGCCTGTTCGCCTCCTTCACGATGGCGGTCTCGATCTCCTTCCTCGGCGGGCGACCGGCGATGATCTCGGCCGCGACGGGCGCCGTCGCGCTGGTCATCGCGCCGGTGATGCGCGAGTACGGCTACGACTACCTGATCGCCACGGTGCTGCTCGGCGGGGTGATCCAGGTCGTCCTCGGCCTGGCCGGCGTGGCGCGCCTGATGCGCTTCGTCCCGCGCTCGGTGATGGTCGGCTTCGTCAACGCGCTGGCGATCCTGATCTTCCTGGCCCAGGTGCCCTACATGGTCGACGTGCCGTGGCTGGTCTACCCGATGATCGCCGTCGGCATCGCCGTCATGGTCGGGCTGCCCAGGGTCACGCAGATCGTCCCGGCGCCCCTGGTGGCCATCGTCGCCCTGACGGCGTTCACCGTGCTCGCCTCGCTGACCGTGCCCGACGTCGGCGACGAGGGCGAGCTGCCCGACAGCCTGCCCGCACTGTTCTTCCCCGACGTGCCGCTGTCGTGGGCGACGCTGCAGGTCATCGCCCCCTACGCCCTGGCCATGGCGCTGGTCGGACTCCTCGAGTCGCTGCTGACGGCCAAGCTCGTCGACGACGTCACCGACACCCACTCCGAGAAGACCCGCGAGGCCTGGGGCCAGGGCGCCTCCAACGTGATCACCGGGTTCTTCGGCGGCATGGGCGGCTGCGCCATGATCGGCCAGACCCTCATCAACGTGAAGGCCTCCGGCGCCCGCACCCGCATCTCCACGTTCCTCGCCGGCGTGTTCCTGCTGATCCTGGTCGTCGGGTTCGGCGACGTGGTCGCGATCATCCCGATGGCTGCCCTGGTGGCGGTGATGATCATGGTCTCGGTCGGCACCTTCGACTGGCACAGCATCCAGCCCGCGACCCTGCGCCGCATGCCCAAGTCGGAGACCACCGTCATGCTGGCCACCGTCGTGGTCACCGTCACCACCCACAACCTCGCCATCGGCGTGGTCGTCGGCGTCCTCGTCGCCATGACCCTCTTCGCCCGCCGGGTCGCGCACCTGACCGAGACCCACCGCGAGGTCGTCGAGAGCGCCGACGGCACGACCACGGCCGTCTACACCGTCACCGGCGAGCTGTTCTTCGCCTCCAGCAACGACCTCTACACCCAGTTCGAGTACGCCGCCGACCCCGACCGCGTCGTCATCGACCTGTCCGGCGCGCACGTCTGGGACGCCTCCACCGTGGCGTCGCTGGACGCCATCACCACCAAGTACGCCCGCAAGCACAAGCACGTCGAGATCGTCGGGCTGGACGGCGCCAGCGCCGAGCGGCACGGTCGTCTCACCGGGCGGCTGCCGAGCCACTGA